One genomic window of Penaeus chinensis breed Huanghai No. 1 chromosome 35, ASM1920278v2, whole genome shotgun sequence includes the following:
- the LOC125044357 gene encoding oplophorus-luciferin 2-monooxygenase non-catalytic subunit-like — MAYKMQFVVLIAILAIHLGWGDPLPPRRMPVSKETRSKAKADVRSTVSKPHHNATSVSPAAKAEIIICNLCPQPEEILPCKCVCNNGTSAELTCGPDLLTCTELTDILTMVAFPAPHYIRLRVDGTQLQCKIEAELWGAALTFEEVHLVNNHFDMVDNHAFLPFQTTLKVLNLQKNALHYVNFPTISDQPFLETVLLSDNEIDFMPGYSAMELAGLRELRVDRNKLCRLQSNTFAGLPRLELLDLSHNVIPELKEEALRIPGHAASHLFVNLSCNAIAVIEANAFSGVQSMSLDLRHNALMTLSEAVLRPLIEETHGALHIGVNGNPLHCDSNLCWIVKNQTVASCFDNFLCPNLNKYLNDLKEEDVGGCPNSGKLAGVVTQPPS; from the exons ATGGCTTACAAGATGCAGTTCGTAGTTCTGATTGCTATTCTTGCAATACACCTGGGTTGGGGAGACCCGTTGCCACCGAGACGAATGCCAGTTTCGAAGGAAACCCGCTCGAAGGCGAAGGCAGACGTCCGCTCTACTGTATCGAAACCCCATCACAATGCTACGTCTGTCTCTCCTGCCGCTAAAGCAGAGATTATTATCTGCAACTTGTGTCCACAGCCCGAAGAGATTCTCCCTTGCAAG TGCGTGTGCAACAACGGCACTTCGGCGGAACTCACCTGCGGGCCCGACCTGCTCACCTGCACCGAATTAACGGACATCCTCACCATGGTCGCCTTCCCCGCGCCACATTATATACG CCTGCGAGTGGACGGGACGCAACTGCAGTGCAAGATCGAGGCTGAGTTGTGGGGGGCGGCTCTCACCTTCGAGGAAGTCCACCTGGTTAACAACCACTTCGATATGGTCGATAATCacgcctttctccctttccagaCCACCCTTAAGGTGCTCAACCTCC AGAAGAACGCCCTCCACTACGTTAACTTCCCGACCATAAGCGACCAGCCGTTCCTGGAGACAGTGCTGCTCAGTGACAACGAGATCGACTTTATGCCCGGATACTCGGCTATGGAGCTGGCCGGTCTGCGCGAACTCAGGGTCGACAGGAATAAGCTCTGTCGTCTCCAGTCCAATACATTtgctg GTCTGCCCCGCCTGGAGTTGCTGGATCTGTCCCACAATGTGATTCCCGAACTGAAAGAAGAAGCCTTGCGGATCCCCGGACACGCGGCCTCGCACCTCTTCGTCAACCTCTCCTGCAATGCCATCGCCGTCATCGA aGCGAACGCCTTCTCCGGTGTGCAGAGCATGTCGCTGGACCTCCGCCACAACGCCCTCATGACGCTGTCGGAGGCCGTTCTGAGACCGCTGATCGAGGAGACTCACGGCGCTCTCCACATCGGCGTCAATG GAAATCCCCTGCATTGTGACTCAAACCTCTGCTGGATCGTGAAGAACCAGACCGTGGCGAGCTGCTTCGACAACTTCCTTTGTCCGAACCTGAACAAATACCTAAATGACCTCAAGGAGGAAGACGTAGGCGGCTGTCCAAATAGCGGGAAATTAGCTGGAGTGGTCACTCAGCCCCCATCGTAG
- the LOC125044356 gene encoding uncharacterized protein LOC125044356 → MPRGSVCRARGCNATKDTHPELRFHSFPNSKERFKLWAEKVGRQDLKFHDRLDNRMSFRLCSRHFEERMYMSPNKNSRLIWCAEPTSVSEMNKEPTTVTSKNDKNANNDIQTAKGLQRQESSIDLSAQDSSASTVLNQRLPSTKSRKSIDWSLILDNDIIVKEEIMTDQDDPEEGASDLNTSELKKNMKQETKEGIRMQVEIDRLAAEHGSGEVKRQTDSILLTKKKTAKRKRKEEIIAQNRLEFSGGASDCDDYSLFMSPAGTSSSCESADEEDRVNKEIKTQERSNVLVKKTSSLKAESNVTSSASFASTFVPTSCTGHQDTSRVFQTKAYSDNNLSSSSILINLPQIKKEVKSSQLSAEISGVNEEPVGPFRIQTDSQMQEGASLDKTGMVKGRDSLPVLSKVKKEPVSMTDIINAENDLGEEPGASNSFNTSEQSVATKSKVTITKDSQSERISPASPSLQPSNRESPANPMFSSSSPTEVTYSDQSDDIKLPCKVPSRVYSKTCVTRARTISVAKQESKSSALESASRLNYSSSSDKSNTEVNQMMVLSEEDSLMETDEQEFSGCSKDCKCNDCDSKQKILLNRPGNTVRRTYSGPIRRQVVRTKDGGKRTFMIMNKNSLKTLQAKGLIQHLKQNTVASKSQNTSKQILTGKSLLPSQQEDIEKIQYKAVIPSLISATDLDSRTVTKKTKELDHSSSLSTIDLPAPPASDGAEAGETPVVVTWSTTNVTDTPSITFTIQLPGKVNEGGSPQKSASGSGLRQIVTPPVFIQTSSTNQTMTSGSMTNQLKHVSHTYGKKSTLAGMTSTATGVTYTSVVTSNPSVSFSQLTPTCTSTLKPELKWDTSQPPLEDMEASCDSPPPGPSSPVEFSEEGPAQCKGDAVGLSEEVLSGPCKIRKGLKIFKYNVKGSESVQTPMKNVRWIALPTMPVSTSASGRSPMPSNFLKQNISPVHASSVSLPVPVHSTPVTAIAKENFKDSPKSYETTKKGLKERYKRLLNKHRQRYYLLLKKYRSLEKKYHVVEDAGSREQVVRDARKYLSDEHLLFMESQMFLRNRTGKGNRFSKKFIRLMIKLYERSAAGYRYLRSIFTIPSVKTVQKWQNRLFDLLDENDKDPLDVTENTNALEAAEVHTVEAEAFMNQQEPEATTSSGKDADRHFQASTTLFRSVDAPGRPDTDGSSCGSGSEDSDGVDEEDLEEEEEEEDEEEYEAGDMQPEHHAGKDIYQNSETRPADEITIAWGEPWSSVIN, encoded by the exons GTTTAAACTGTGGGCGGAAAAAGTTGGCAGACAGGACCTGAAATTTCATGACAGACTTGATAATCGAATGTCCTTCAGGCTTTGCTCAAGGCACTTTGAGGAGCGGATGTACATGAGTCCCAACAAGAACTCGAGGCTGATTTGGTGTGCTGAACCAACATCTGTTTCAG AGATGAACAAGGAGCCAACAACAGTCACgtcaaagaatgataaaaatgcaaataatgacaTCCAGACTGCAAAGGGTTTGCAGAGACAAGAAAGCAGCATAGATTTATCAG CACAAGATTCATCAGCCTCGACTGTGTTAAACCAGCGACTTCCCAGTACTAAGAGCAGGAAGAGTATTGACTGGTCTCTGATTCTAgacaatgatattattgttaaagaAG AAATAATGACTGATCAGGATGACCCTGAAGAAGGTGCAAGTGATCTGAACACTTCAGAACtgaagaagaatatgaaacaGGAAACTAAAGAAGGAATCAGAATGCAAGTCGAGATTG atagacTGGCTGCTGAACATGGCAGTGGTGAAgtcaagagacagacagattccaTTTTGCTGACAAAGAAAAAGACTGCTaagcgaaagaggaaggaggaaatcaTCGCACAGAATCGATTGG AATTTTCTGGAGGAGCAAGTGATTGTGATGACTACAGTCTGTTTATGAGTCCTGCCGGAACTTCCTCTTCATGTGAATCAGCTGATGAAGAGGATAGAGTCAACAAAGAGATTAAGACACAAG AAAGAAGTAATGTCCTTGTGAAAAAGACCTCATCCTTAAAAGCTGAATCAAATGTTACATCTTCAGCATCTTTTGCCTCCACTTTTGTTCCTACATCATGCACTGGGCATCAGGACACAAGTAGAGTTTTTCAAACAAAGGCATATTCTGATAACAATCTTTCTTCTTCTAGTATACTGATTAATTTgccacagataaagaaagaagtaaaatcaAGCCAACTGTCAGCAGAAATTTCAGGGGTTAATGAGGAACCTGTAGGTCCTTtcagaatacagacagacagtcagatgcaAGAGGGAGCATCTTTAGATAAAACTGGCATGGTTAAAGGAAGGGATTCCTTACCAGTGCTGTCCAAAGTAAAAAAGGAACCAGTGAGTATGACAGATATCATAAATGCTGAGAATGACTTGGGTGAGGAGCCTGGAGCTTCAAACAGCTTCAATACTTCAGAACAGTCAGTAGCAACTAAGTCAAAAGTAACCATAACCAAAGACTCTCAGTCTGAAAGAATCTCCCCAGCATCACCCAGTTTACAGCCTTCTAATAGGGAATCGCCTGCAAACCCAATGTTCAGTTCATCTTCGCCTACAGAAGTAACATACTCAGATCAGTCAGATGATATCAAATTGCCTTGTAAAGTTCCTAGTAGGGTATACTCAAAGACCTGTGTTACAAGAGCAAGAACCATATCTGTAGCCAAGCAAGAAAGCAAGTCATCTGCCTTAGAATCTGCTTCGAGGCTCAATTACTCATCATCTAGTGATAAAAGCAACACTGAGGTGAATCAAATGATGGTTTTAAGTGAAGAAGATAGTCTTATGGAAACGGATGAACAAG AGTTTTCAGGATGCAGCAAAGATTGCAAGTGTAATGACTGTGACTCCAAACAGAAAATATTACTTAACAGGCCAGGCAACACAGTTCGGAGGACGT ATTCAGGACCTATCCGTAGACAGGTTGTCAGGACCAAAGATGGTGGCAAAAGGacttttatgattatgaataaaaatTCACTTAAGACCCTTCAGGCAAAAGGGCTTATCCAGCACTTGAAGCAAA ACACAGTAGCCAGTAAGTCACAAAACACCAGCAAGCAGATATTAACTGgcaaatcattattaccatcgcagCAAGAAGACATTGAGAAAATACAATATAAAGCAGTTATACCAAGCCTGATTTCAGCCACTGACTTGGACAGTCGAACAGTAACCAAGAAGACTAAGGAGTTAGATCACTCAAGCAGTCTTTCAACTATTGACTTACCAGCTCCCCCAGCCTCAGATGGGGCAGAGGCAGGAGAAACTCCAGTTGTTGTCACATGGTCTACTACTAATGTAACAGATACTCCCTCGATCACCTTTACAATTCAATTACCAGGCAAAGTCAACGAAGGAGGGTCTCCCCAAAAGTCTGCCTCGGGCTCAGGTCTCCGGCAGATTGTTACACCTCCAGTTTTCATCCAGACTTCATCGACAAATCAAACCATGACATCTGGCAGTATGACAAATCAGCTGAAACATGTGTCACATACCTATGGAAAGAAAAGTACCCTGGCAGGCATGACATCAACTGCAACTGGCGTAACATACACTTCTGTAGTGACATCGAACCCGAGTGTATCTTTCTCACAGTTAACTCCAACTTGCACCTCAACTCTAAAGCCTGAATTGAAATGGGATACCAGCCAGCCACCCCTGGAGGACATGGAAGCTTCTTGTGATTCTCCCCCACCAGGACCCTCAAGCCCTGTGGAATTCTCAGAGGAAGGACCTGCCCAGTGCAAGGGGGATGCAGTAGGACTCTCTGAGGAAGTACTGAGTGGGCCCTGTAAGATCAGAAAAGGCCTAAAGATTTTTAAGTATAATGTAAAAGGAAGTGAAAGTGTACAGACACCCATGAAAAATGTCCGATGGATTGCTTTACCCACCATGCCTGTTAGTACTAGTGCCTCTGGTAGGTCGCCAATGCCTTCCAACTTCCTGAAGCAAAATATATCTCCTGTCCATGCCAGCTCAGTCAGCCTGCCTGTGCCTGTACATTCTACTCCGGTAACTGCCATAGCAAAAGAGAACTTTAAAg attctCCCAAGAGTTACGAAACAACGAAAAAGGGCCTGAAGGAAAGGTACAAGCGGCTACTCAACAAGCATCGGCAGAGGTACTACCTTCTGCTCAAGAAGTACAGGTCATTAGAAAAGAAATACCACGTTGTTGAGGACGCGGGGAGTAGAGAGCAGGTGGTGAGAGACGCTCGGAAGTACCTGTCCGATGAACACCTTCTCTTCATGGAAAGCCAGATGTTCCTGAGAAATAGAACTGGAAAGGGAAATAGGTTTTCGAAGAAGTTCATAAGGCTCATGATAAAGCTGTATGAAAGAAGCGCAGCGGGATATCGATATTTGAGGAGTATATTCACCATCCCCTCCGTCAAGACGGTCCAGAAGTGGCAGAACAGACTCTTTGATTTATTAGATGAAAACGACAAGGATCCTCTGGATGTAACGGAGAATACTAATGCACTGGAAGCGGCGGAAGTCCACACTGTGGAAGCGGAAGCCTTCATGAATCAGCAGGAACCCGAGGCGACGACCAGTAGTGGGAAGGACGCAGATCGGCACTTCCAGGCATCGACGACCCTCTTCAGGAGCGTCGACGCGCCGGGAAGGCCCGACACGGATGGGTCGTCGTGCGGCTCTGGCTCCGAGGACTCGGATGGCGTGGATGAGGAGgatttggaagaggaagaagaggaagaggatgaggaggagtacgAAGCGGGGGACATGCAGCCTGAACACCACGCGGGGAAAGACATCTACCAGAATAGCGAGACGAGGCCCGCTGACGAGATCACCATCGCGTGGGGGGAGCCCTGGTCATCTGTCATTAATTGA